Proteins encoded in a region of the Ancylobacter sp. SL191 genome:
- a CDS encoding ABC transporter ATP-binding protein: MASIELDHVSKLYANGAYGVRDVDLTIEDGEFVIFLGPSGCGKSTTLRMIAGLEGITSGDLRIGGRSVTNVPPRDRNIAVVFQSYALYPHMSVRENMGFGLKMRGVARPVIEEKIKEAAGLLGLTSYLDRKPAALSGGQRQRVALGRAIVRDPVAFLLDEPLSNLDAQLRAEMRLELVKLHRRLGRTIVHVTHDQVEAMTMGDRICIMRDGRMIQVGKPLDVYADPVDTFVARFLATPPMNLIPARLEGQGDGLVVRADGLNIAVPAQHRDAYAPAAGRAVIFGLRPEDLHEAPAPGYQPIEVTVVAMESLGVENILVGQLVGTQGGAPVEVAARLSRHFTAPVGATVPLYVDARPMHLFDPETTRALPRPSLRRVAN; this comes from the coding sequence ATGGCGTCGATCGAACTCGATCATGTCTCCAAGCTCTACGCCAACGGCGCCTATGGCGTGCGGGACGTGGACCTGACGATTGAGGATGGCGAATTCGTCATCTTCCTCGGCCCGTCGGGCTGCGGAAAATCCACCACGCTGCGCATGATCGCCGGCCTCGAGGGCATCACCTCGGGCGATCTGCGCATTGGCGGGCGCAGCGTGACCAATGTGCCGCCGCGCGACCGCAACATCGCCGTCGTCTTCCAGTCCTACGCGCTCTACCCGCATATGAGCGTGCGCGAGAATATGGGCTTCGGCCTGAAGATGCGCGGCGTCGCCCGCCCCGTCATCGAGGAGAAGATCAAGGAAGCGGCCGGCCTGCTCGGCCTCACCTCCTATCTCGACCGCAAGCCCGCCGCGCTTTCCGGCGGCCAGCGCCAGCGCGTCGCGCTCGGCCGCGCCATTGTGCGCGATCCCGTCGCCTTCCTGCTCGACGAGCCGCTGTCCAATCTCGACGCGCAGTTGCGCGCCGAAATGCGGCTCGAACTCGTGAAGCTGCACCGCCGGCTCGGGCGCACCATCGTCCATGTCACCCATGACCAGGTGGAGGCCATGACCATGGGCGACCGCATCTGCATCATGCGCGACGGGCGGATGATCCAGGTCGGCAAGCCGCTCGATGTCTATGCCGACCCGGTCGACACGTTCGTGGCCCGCTTCCTCGCCACGCCGCCGATGAACCTCATCCCGGCGCGGCTGGAAGGGCAGGGCGACGGGCTGGTGGTGCGCGCCGACGGGCTGAACATCGCCGTCCCCGCCCAGCACCGCGACGCCTATGCCCCGGCGGCCGGGCGCGCGGTGATCTTCGGCCTGCGGCCGGAAGACCTGCATGAGGCTCCCGCGCCCGGCTACCAGCCGATCGAGGTGACGGTGGTGGCGATGGAATCGCTCGGCGTCGAGAACATCCTCGTCGGTCAGCTCGTGGGCACGCAAGGCGGCGCGCCGGTGGAAGTCGCCGCCCGCCTGTCGCGCCATTTCACCGCGCCGGTCGGCGCCACCGTGCCGCTCTATGTCGATGCGCGGCCCATGCATCTGTTCGACCCGGAGACGACGCGGGCGCTGCCCCGCCCCTCGCTCCGGCGCGTGGCCAACTGA
- a CDS encoding carbohydrate ABC transporter permease: MRRIALHAGLFFTCAVILIPLLWVVRTSFLPESMSYSPELMPAATLDNYVALFTSTRYGQSYLNSLIVSVGSVIVALPFACMTGYAFARFKTSGQGGRFAVLATQMLPPVAIVLPAFALLRMVGLTNSLTGLIIVYAAINLPFLIWVLMGFFEGIPVDLEWAAQTDGATPWGAFWRIVLPVSLPGIAAAGVLGFIMTWNEFLFALVLSGPQTATVPVALASLQTSNGVQIAKVSAGVVLAVLPLVIASRFIQRFIVQGLTFGSVK, encoded by the coding sequence ATGCGGCGCATCGCTCTCCATGCCGGCCTTTTCTTCACCTGCGCCGTCATCCTCATTCCGCTGCTCTGGGTGGTGCGCACCAGCTTCCTGCCCGAATCCATGTCCTACTCGCCGGAGCTGATGCCGGCGGCGACGCTCGACAATTACGTCGCGCTGTTTACCTCCACCCGCTACGGCCAGTCCTATCTCAACAGCCTGATCGTTTCCGTCGGCTCGGTGATCGTCGCGCTGCCCTTCGCCTGCATGACCGGCTATGCCTTCGCCCGCTTCAAGACCAGCGGGCAGGGCGGGCGCTTCGCGGTGCTGGCGACGCAGATGCTGCCCCCCGTCGCCATCGTGCTGCCGGCCTTCGCGCTGCTGCGCATGGTGGGGCTGACCAATTCGCTGACCGGCCTGATCATCGTCTATGCGGCGATCAACCTGCCCTTCCTCATCTGGGTGCTGATGGGGTTCTTCGAGGGCATCCCGGTCGATCTCGAATGGGCGGCGCAGACCGATGGGGCGACGCCCTGGGGCGCGTTCTGGCGCATCGTGCTGCCGGTCTCGTTGCCGGGCATCGCGGCGGCCGGCGTGCTCGGCTTCATCATGACCTGGAACGAATTTCTCTTCGCGCTGGTGCTGAGCGGACCGCAGACGGCCACCGTGCCCGTCGCGCTCGCCTCGCTGCAGACCTCCAATGGCGTGCAGATCGCCAAGGTCTCGGCGGGCGTGGTGCTGGCGGTGCTGCCGCTGGTCATCGCCTCGCGCTTCATCCAGCGCTTCATCGTTCAGGGCCTCACCTTCGGCAGCGTGAAATGA
- a CDS encoding extracellular solute-binding protein, whose amino-acid sequence MQMRRRIVRALLGASMLAAASPAFADPITLRALMEDVPETQIIESLLPEFTKETGIKVEFEKIGYGDMHDKLVAQLVAPESYYNVLEVDFLWAGEFPAAGWLEDLNPYVQKSGFDLKPFIPSMLDLLGRTPDALPILPMYNYSMGLIYRTDLINDAKVKADYKAKTGKELALPATLADYVALSKFFKAQGGDVVGAAMQGQRGDPNAMEFSNYLFSSGGAYLDGSRKVVLNSEAGLTALKLYADNIQNGAQQGALSATLDDTMRLMCAGKAFSMVTYWWMLPQLDNAEKCPAVAGKLALSVMPGGHGESGGWGWGIPKNTSDESKAAAWKFIEWVQGKKTSIARAMQGHAPVRSDVFEDAAVLKKYPFYKTGLDIVATGKSFPIFAYSAQYEDVLGTQLSLAAGGQAKPEEALKAAADGLTQLMSK is encoded by the coding sequence ATGCAGATGAGACGCCGTATCGTCCGGGCGCTGCTCGGCGCCAGCATGCTGGCCGCCGCCAGTCCCGCCTTCGCCGACCCGATCACCCTGCGCGCCCTCATGGAGGACGTGCCGGAGACGCAGATCATCGAGAGCCTGCTGCCGGAATTCACCAAGGAAACCGGCATCAAGGTCGAGTTCGAGAAGATCGGCTATGGCGACATGCACGACAAGCTGGTCGCGCAGCTCGTCGCTCCCGAAAGCTATTACAACGTGCTGGAGGTCGACTTCCTCTGGGCCGGCGAGTTCCCCGCCGCCGGCTGGCTGGAAGATCTCAACCCCTATGTGCAGAAGTCCGGCTTTGACCTGAAGCCGTTCATCCCCTCGATGCTCGATCTGCTCGGCCGCACCCCGGACGCGCTGCCGATCCTGCCCATGTACAATTACTCGATGGGCCTGATCTACCGCACCGACCTCATCAACGATGCCAAGGTCAAGGCGGACTACAAGGCCAAGACCGGCAAGGAGCTGGCTCTGCCGGCGACGCTCGCCGACTATGTGGCGCTGTCGAAGTTCTTCAAGGCGCAGGGCGGCGACGTGGTCGGCGCGGCCATGCAGGGCCAGCGCGGCGACCCGAACGCGATGGAGTTCTCCAACTACCTGTTCTCCTCGGGCGGCGCCTATCTCGACGGCAGCCGCAAGGTGGTGCTGAACAGCGAGGCGGGCCTCACCGCGCTCAAGCTCTACGCCGACAACATCCAGAACGGCGCGCAGCAGGGCGCCCTCTCGGCCACGCTCGACGACACGATGCGGCTGATGTGCGCGGGCAAGGCATTCAGCATGGTCACCTATTGGTGGATGCTGCCGCAGCTCGACAATGCCGAGAAGTGCCCGGCGGTGGCCGGCAAGCTGGCGCTCAGCGTGATGCCGGGCGGCCATGGCGAGAGCGGCGGCTGGGGCTGGGGCATCCCGAAGAACACCTCGGATGAGTCCAAGGCCGCGGCCTGGAAGTTCATCGAGTGGGTGCAGGGCAAGAAGACCTCCATCGCCCGCGCCATGCAGGGCCATGCGCCGGTGCGCTCGGACGTGTTCGAGGACGCGGCGGTGCTGAAGAAGTACCCGTTCTACAAGACCGGTCTCGACATCGTCGCCACCGGCAAGTCCTTCCCGATCTTCGCCTATTCGGCGCAGTACGAGGACGTGCTGGGCACCCAGCTCTCGCTCGCCGCCGGCGGGCAGGCCAAGCCCGAGGAGGCGCTGAAGGCGGCTGCCGATGGCCTGACCCAGCTCATGAGCAAGTGA
- a CDS encoding DeoR/GlpR family DNA-binding transcription regulator yields the protein MAGDRLPDTHRTEPPLPVPPEARAEAGDERQRLLSPTRHARILDQLSLAGSVSVSALAATLGVSDMTIRRDLVELEREGRLVRVHGGAVLNDMPASVAMDSEEPSFDARLRRGADAKAAIAAYAANIVAGYRTLALDVGTTTFLMAAHLREVAHLKIFTNSLRVSTALDGAGPEIYVAGGRVRPEEMSVYGPTAVAQFEKLWFDAAVIGTSGITAEGFFDYSFEDTDMKRVYLRRSGLKILLCDSAKFQRMSLVQVGAFADINMLVTDAEPPPRIAAALAAARVDVRIASPVSGA from the coding sequence ATGGCCGGGGACCGACTGCCCGACACTCACAGGACCGAGCCGCCCCTGCCCGTCCCGCCGGAAGCGCGGGCCGAGGCTGGCGATGAGCGCCAGCGCCTGCTCTCGCCCACCCGCCACGCCCGCATTCTCGACCAACTCAGCCTCGCCGGCTCGGTCAGCGTCAGCGCGCTCGCCGCCACGCTCGGCGTCTCCGACATGACCATCCGCCGCGATCTGGTCGAGCTGGAGCGCGAGGGGCGCCTCGTGCGCGTGCATGGCGGCGCGGTGCTCAACGACATGCCCGCCAGCGTCGCCATGGACAGCGAGGAGCCGAGCTTCGACGCGCGCCTGCGTCGCGGGGCCGACGCCAAGGCGGCGATTGCCGCCTATGCCGCCAACATCGTCGCCGGCTACCGCACGCTGGCGCTGGATGTCGGCACCACCACCTTCCTGATGGCCGCGCATCTGCGCGAGGTCGCCCATCTCAAGATTTTCACCAACAGCCTGCGCGTCTCCACCGCGCTCGATGGCGCCGGCCCGGAGATCTACGTCGCCGGCGGGCGCGTGCGGCCGGAGGAAATGTCGGTCTATGGCCCGACCGCCGTCGCCCAGTTCGAAAAGCTGTGGTTCGACGCGGCGGTGATCGGCACCTCCGGCATCACGGCGGAGGGGTTCTTCGACTATTCCTTCGAGGACACCGACATGAAGCGCGTCTATCTGCGCCGTTCGGGCCTCAAGATCCTGCTCTGCGACAGCGCCAAGTTCCAGCGCATGTCGCTGGTTCAGGTCGGCGCCTTCGCCGACATCAACATGCTCGTCACCGATGCCGAGCCGCCCCCGCGCATCGCCGCCGCCCTCGCGGCCGCGCGGGTGGATGTGCGCATCGCCTCACCCGTCTCCGGCGCCTGA
- a CDS encoding SDR family NAD(P)-dependent oxidoreductase, translating to MIPLTAPTPVYAELKGRKAFVTGGATGIGRAICAALVKQGVEVAIGDINLDAAQAAASALGAGTVAVAIDVRRRESVEAGFTAALEALGGCDLLIANAGVSTMNPALDLTDEEWDFNFDVNTRGVFLTNQIAARHFVAQGKGCIVNTASLAAKVGAPLLAHYSASKFAVLGWTQALARELAPKGIRVNAVCPGFVATGMQSREVEWEAKLRGVTPEQVVADYIAQTPLGRLEHPEDVADVVVFLASEQARFMTGQGVNVTGGVYTT from the coding sequence ATGATCCCGTTGACCGCGCCGACCCCCGTCTATGCCGAGCTGAAGGGCCGCAAGGCCTTCGTTACCGGCGGGGCGACGGGTATCGGGCGGGCGATCTGCGCGGCGCTGGTGAAGCAGGGCGTTGAGGTCGCGATCGGCGACATCAATCTCGACGCGGCGCAGGCGGCGGCGTCCGCCCTCGGTGCCGGCACGGTGGCGGTGGCCATCGATGTGCGCCGGCGCGAATCGGTCGAGGCGGGCTTCACCGCGGCGCTCGAGGCGCTCGGCGGCTGCGACCTGCTGATCGCCAATGCCGGCGTCTCCACCATGAATCCGGCGCTCGACCTCACCGACGAGGAATGGGATTTCAACTTCGATGTGAACACGCGCGGCGTGTTCCTCACCAACCAGATCGCCGCCCGGCACTTTGTGGCGCAGGGCAAGGGCTGCATCGTCAACACCGCCTCGCTGGCGGCGAAGGTCGGCGCGCCGCTGCTGGCGCATTACTCCGCCTCGAAATTCGCCGTGCTCGGCTGGACGCAGGCGCTGGCCCGCGAGCTCGCGCCGAAGGGCATCCGCGTCAATGCGGTGTGTCCGGGCTTCGTCGCCACCGGCATGCAGAGCCGCGAGGTCGAGTGGGAGGCGAAGCTGCGCGGCGTCACCCCCGAGCAGGTGGTCGCGGACTACATCGCCCAGACCCCGCTCGGCCGGCTGGAGCACCCGGAGGACGTCGCCGATGTCGTCGTCTTCCTCGCCTCCGAGCAGGCGCGCTTCATGACCGGCCAGGGCGTGAACGTCACCGGCGGCGTCTACACAACCTGA
- a CDS encoding BtpA/SgcQ family protein, which yields MVFECFGDKKKVVIAMAHIGALPGAPLYDADGGLDKLIEGVLADVEKLQAGGVDAIMFGNENDRPYVFKGSPASIAAMSAIVQAVKPSLKVPFGVNYLWDPVATVAIGSITGASFVREIFTGLFASDMGLWEPNAAEAARLRHDLKRDDMKMLFNINAEFAHSLDQRPIELRAKSAVFSSLADAILVSGPLTGQPADQSHLRKVAETVKDVPIFANTGVNIDNIRDIFSVASGVVIGTHFKVDGNTWNPVEAGRVARFMDVVNAIR from the coding sequence ATGGTTTTCGAGTGCTTCGGCGACAAGAAGAAGGTCGTCATCGCCATGGCCCACATCGGCGCCCTGCCCGGCGCGCCGCTTTATGACGCCGATGGCGGCCTCGACAAGCTGATCGAGGGCGTGCTCGCCGATGTCGAGAAGCTGCAGGCTGGCGGCGTCGACGCCATCATGTTCGGCAATGAGAACGACCGCCCCTATGTCTTCAAGGGCTCGCCGGCCTCCATCGCCGCCATGAGCGCCATCGTGCAGGCGGTGAAGCCGAGCCTGAAGGTGCCGTTCGGCGTGAACTATCTGTGGGATCCGGTCGCCACCGTCGCCATCGGCTCGATCACCGGCGCGAGCTTCGTGCGCGAGATCTTCACCGGCCTGTTCGCCTCCGACATGGGCCTGTGGGAGCCGAACGCGGCCGAGGCGGCGCGGCTGCGCCATGACCTGAAGCGCGACGACATGAAGATGCTCTTCAACATCAACGCCGAGTTCGCCCACTCGCTCGACCAGCGCCCGATCGAGCTGCGCGCCAAGAGCGCGGTGTTCTCCTCGCTCGCCGACGCCATCCTGGTCTCTGGCCCGCTCACCGGCCAGCCGGCCGACCAGTCGCATCTGCGCAAGGTCGCCGAGACGGTCAAGGACGTGCCGATCTTCGCCAATACCGGCGTGAACATCGACAATATCCGCGACATCTTCTCGGTCGCCTCGGGCGTCGTCATCGGCACCCACTTCAAAGTCGACGGCAACACCTGGAACCCGGTGGAAGCCGGCCGCGTCGCCCGCTTCATGGATGTGGTGAACGCGATCCGCTGA